From the genome of Gracilinanus agilis isolate LMUSP501 chromosome 2, AgileGrace, whole genome shotgun sequence, one region includes:
- the LOC123235329 gene encoding regulator of G-protein signaling 9-binding protein, which translates to MAKEECKALLDALNRVTACYRHMVLSVGGTADSQNLREELKQTRQKAHELAVANRNKLTAALKDKDVSKEDKAEYERLWVIFSTCLEILETDMKRALELGLEFPLNMPKKHLIQTGMSGGTTGVAARAMSVQNIKYEAERNIDEVDLKDLEQEIHKVGEMMYEMEMKVNVPQWTVEAKQDPGAELKSTTSAGASSGGFVSVEERKSVCDISKLLAAIVFSAVLIIAVILAVCVVKLS; encoded by the coding sequence ATGGCGAAAGAAGAGTGTAAAGCGCTCCTAGACGCTTTGAACCGGGTGACAGCCTGCTACCGGCACATGGTCCTTAGCGTGGGCGGCACCGCGGACTCGCAGAACCTACGCGAGGAACTGAAGCAGACGCGACAGAAAGCGCACGAGTTGGCAGTGGCCAACAGGAACAAGCTCACCGCGGCCCTGAAGGACAAGGACGTCAGCAAGGAGGACAAGGCAGAGTACGAGCGCCTCTGGGTGATTTTCTCTACATGCCTGGAGATCCTGGAGACCGACATGAAGCGGGCCCTAGAGCTAGGGCTGGAGTTCCCCCTGAACATGCCCAAGAAGCACCTCATCCAGACTGGCATGTCCGGAGGCACTACGGGCGTGGCTGCGCGAGCCATGAGTGTCCAGAACATAAAGTACGAGGCCGAGCGCAACATCGATGAAGTAGATCTGAAGGACCTGGAGCAGGAGATCCACAAGGTGGGAGAGATGATGTACGAGATGGAGATGAAAGTGAACGTGCCTCAGTGGACCGTGGAGGCCAAGCAGGATCCCGGCGCAGAGCTCAAATCCACCACCAGTGCAGGAGCTTCCTCTGGGGGGTTCGTCTCCGTAGAAGAACGAAAAAGCGTTTGTGACATTAGCAAACTTCTGGCTGCGATTGTTTTCAGTGCTGTGCTCATCATAGCTGTTATCTTGGCCGTGTGCGTGGTGAAATTGTCCTAA